From Thermodesulfobacteriota bacterium, a single genomic window includes:
- a CDS encoding phosphate ABC transporter substrate-binding protein, whose amino-acid sequence MKNKCKKVSWVVVFTLVVLAFVGQAMAEQLVIMGSTTVLPVAQKIAEAYMQERNVSVSLSGGGSGNGIKAIIDGTTDIAMASRFIKDKEAELACTKKVYPVPFRIALDCIIPVVHPANGVADLTLAQLQGIYTGKITNWKEVGGKDEKIVVVSRDSSSGTFEVWGELVLKEEKVAPTAITVASNGAMVQTVGQTTSAIGYIGLGYLNNTLKQVKVEGVLGSNATTLSGQYAISRGLFLFTNGWPEGDKLDFINYVFSAKGQKLAQDAGSVPVLVP is encoded by the coding sequence ATGAAAAACAAATGCAAGAAGGTTTCATGGGTAGTCGTATTCACGCTGGTCGTCTTGGCTTTTGTCGGCCAGGCAATGGCGGAACAACTGGTCATCATGGGATCGACCACGGTGTTACCGGTAGCGCAGAAAATTGCCGAAGCTTATATGCAGGAAAGAAACGTTTCCGTCTCTCTTTCCGGCGGTGGTTCCGGCAACGGTATCAAGGCGATCATCGACGGCACCACGGATATCGCCATGGCGTCCCGGTTCATCAAGGATAAAGAAGCCGAACTGGCCTGCACCAAGAAGGTCTATCCGGTTCCCTTCCGCATCGCCCTGGATTGCATTATCCCGGTCGTTCATCCTGCCAACGGCGTGGCGGATTTGACCCTGGCGCAACTGCAGGGGATTTACACAGGCAAGATCACCAACTGGAAAGAGGTTGGCGGAAAAGACGAAAAGATCGTGGTGGTGTCACGGGACAGCTCTTCCGGGACTTTTGAGGTCTGGGGAGAACTGGTTCTGAAGGAAGAAAAAGTAGCTCCCACCGCCATCACGGTTGCTTCCAACGGCGCCATGGTTCAGACGGTCGGCCAGACCACCAGCGCCATCGGTTATATCGGTCTGGGGTATCTGAACAATACCCTCAAACAGGTGAAAGTCGAAGGCGTGCTGGGCAGCAATGCCACCACCCTGAGCGGTCAGTATGCCATCAGCCGCGGCCTGTTCCTGTTTACCAACGGCTGGCCGGAAGGCGACAAGCTGGATTTTATCAACTACGTGTTTTCCGCCAAAGGGCAGAAGCTGGCCCAGGATGCGGGCAGTGTTCCGGTGCTGGTGCCGTAG
- the pstC gene encoding phosphate ABC transporter permease subunit PstC, with the protein MVIRRQAADKTVQYLLFVVALSSITVLLLIGIFLFWEGLPILKFTSWRDFLFGSLWYPTDDDPLFGIFPLIAGSAAVTLLSSLISVPLGIMTAIYIAEIAGKRTAELVKPFVEILASLPSVVIGLFGLVVFSPFLQKVFHVPIGINLFNASLMLAFMAVPTICSISEDAIHSVPGSLREASLALGATHLETIIKIVLPASASGIATAVILGMSRAIGETMVVLMVAGGAAVVPTSLFDPVRPMPSTIAAEMAEAPFRSGHYHALFAIGIVLFVFTLLFNLTADVMADRFKKRQLGG; encoded by the coding sequence ATAGTCATACGACGACAGGCAGCCGATAAAACAGTACAGTATTTGCTGTTTGTGGTGGCGTTGAGTTCCATAACCGTGCTGCTGCTGATCGGCATCTTTCTTTTCTGGGAAGGCTTGCCGATACTGAAGTTTACGTCATGGCGTGATTTTCTGTTCGGGAGCCTGTGGTATCCCACCGATGATGATCCCCTGTTCGGGATTTTTCCGTTGATCGCCGGTTCGGCCGCGGTCACCTTGCTCTCCTCTCTTATTTCCGTTCCCCTCGGCATCATGACGGCCATTTATATCGCTGAAATCGCCGGGAAACGAACTGCGGAACTGGTCAAACCTTTCGTGGAAATCCTGGCGTCATTACCGTCGGTGGTGATCGGTCTGTTCGGTCTGGTTGTTTTCAGCCCTTTTCTGCAGAAAGTGTTTCATGTCCCCATCGGCATCAATCTGTTCAACGCTTCCCTGATGCTGGCCTTCATGGCCGTGCCGACTATCTGCAGCATTTCCGAGGACGCCATTCACAGTGTTCCCGGTTCTCTGCGCGAGGCTTCTCTGGCCCTGGGCGCGACACACCTTGAAACCATCATTAAAATCGTCCTCCCGGCCTCGGCCTCCGGTATCGCCACGGCGGTCATCCTGGGCATGTCGCGGGCCATTGGCGAAACCATGGTGGTGTTGATGGTGGCCGGCGGCGCCGCCGTGGTGCCGACCTCTCTGTTTGATCCGGTCCGTCCCATGCCGTCGACCATCGCCGCGGAAATGGCTGAGGCCCCTTTTCGGAGCGGCCATTATCATGCCTTGTTTGCCATCGGGATCGTCCTTTTTGTTTTTACGCTGCTGTTTAATCTGACGGCGGATGTGATGGCCGACCGATTCAAAAAAAGGCAGCTGGGAGGATAG
- the pstA gene encoding phosphate ABC transporter permease PstA translates to MDISTDGRRLKRRQAAQKAFFSVFRLAAVINAAALIVVGFFIIARGAGSINWEFLTRAPYNSMTKGGIMPCIVGTFYLAAGALLFAMPVGVAAAIYMNEYAVKGRLLRVIRFGINTLAGVPSIVFGLFGLAFFCIVLKFGVSLLAGCLTLGVMTLPVIIGTTEEALKAVPDTYREASLGLGATKWQTIYRVVIPAAIPEILTGAILGLGRAAGETAPIMFTAAVFYTPILPTSIFDKVMALPYHIYALATEGREIAVTGPLQYGSALVLIVLVCGMNLFAIITRARLRRKLKG, encoded by the coding sequence ATGGATATATCGACGGACGGCAGGCGGTTGAAAAGAAGGCAGGCGGCGCAGAAAGCCTTTTTTTCCGTTTTTCGTCTGGCGGCAGTGATCAACGCGGCCGCCTTGATCGTCGTCGGGTTTTTCATTATTGCCCGGGGCGCGGGCAGCATCAACTGGGAGTTTCTCACCCGGGCGCCCTATAATTCCATGACCAAGGGCGGCATTATGCCCTGCATCGTGGGAACGTTTTATCTGGCTGCCGGCGCTTTGCTTTTTGCCATGCCGGTGGGTGTGGCCGCGGCCATATATATGAATGAATACGCCGTAAAGGGACGCCTGCTGCGGGTGATCCGGTTCGGCATCAACACCCTGGCCGGTGTCCCATCCATTGTTTTCGGCCTGTTCGGGCTGGCTTTTTTCTGTATCGTTCTGAAGTTCGGCGTCAGCCTCCTGGCCGGATGCCTGACCCTGGGGGTGATGACCCTGCCGGTGATCATCGGGACCACGGAAGAAGCATTAAAGGCGGTGCCGGATACTTACCGGGAAGCGTCTCTGGGGCTCGGGGCGACCAAGTGGCAGACCATTTACCGGGTAGTGATCCCGGCCGCGATTCCGGAAATTCTCACCGGCGCCATCCTGGGCCTGGGGCGGGCCGCCGGCGAGACCGCTCCCATCATGTTTACCGCGGCGGTTTTTTACACGCCGATTCTGCCGACCTCGATATTCGACAAAGTCATGGCCCTGCCGTATCATATTTACGCGCTGGCCACGGAAGGAAGGGAAATCGCCGTAACCGGTCCCCTGCAGTACGGCAGCGCCCTGGTGCTGATCGTTCTCGTCTGCGGCATGAACCTGTTCGCGATTATCACCCGGGCGCGGTTAAGAAGAAAGCTGAAGGGATAA
- the pstB gene encoding phosphate ABC transporter ATP-binding protein PstB — MTIKIETRGLNFYYGSFQALKEISLEFHKNQVTALIGPSGCGKSTFIRCLNRMNDLIHGTRVTGEILMDGEPVYGSKMDYVTLRRRVGMVFQKPNPFPKTIFENIAYGLRINGLRDKARIAETVEKSLKKAALWEEVKDRLLSSALGLSGGQQQRLCIARALAVEPEVLLMDEPCSALDPIATQKIEELIHELKQAYTIIIVTHNMQQAARVSDTTAFFYLGELIETGATDLLFTRPEKKQTEDYITGRFG; from the coding sequence ATGACGATCAAGATCGAGACCAGGGGCCTCAATTTTTATTACGGGAGTTTTCAGGCTCTGAAAGAAATTTCCCTTGAGTTCCACAAAAACCAGGTGACGGCGTTGATCGGTCCTTCCGGGTGCGGAAAAAGCACGTTTATCCGCTGCCTGAACCGCATGAATGACCTGATCCATGGCACCCGCGTGACCGGAGAAATCCTGATGGACGGCGAACCCGTGTACGGTTCGAAAATGGACTACGTGACCCTGCGTCGGCGGGTCGGCATGGTTTTTCAGAAACCCAATCCCTTTCCCAAGACGATTTTTGAAAACATCGCTTACGGATTAAGAATCAATGGCCTCAGGGATAAGGCCCGGATCGCGGAGACCGTCGAAAAAAGCCTGAAAAAAGCAGCGCTGTGGGAGGAGGTCAAGGACCGCCTGTTGTCATCGGCCCTGGGGCTTTCCGGCGGCCAGCAGCAGCGGCTGTGTATCGCCCGGGCCCTGGCCGTAGAGCCCGAAGTCCTTTTGATGGATGAACCCTGTTCGGCCCTGGATCCGATTGCCACCCAGAAGATAGAAGAGTTGATTCATGAACTGAAACAGGCCTATACTATTATTATTGTTACGCATAACATGCAGCAGGCCGCCCGGGTGTCGGATACAACGGCTTTTTTCTATCTGGGGGAGTTGATTGAGACCGGCGCGACCGATCTTCTTTTCACCAGGCCGGAGAAAAAACAGACGGAAGATTATATTACCGGCCGGTTCGGATAA
- the phoU gene encoding phosphate signaling complex protein PhoU: MTKHLENELEQIKKRLLNLGAMTEDRLSKAVIAIRDLNLALAREIINTDYQVDELEVELEEECLKVIALYQPVASDLRFLGVSIKINNDLERIADEAVNMARRVKVLAEKEERGQYYDYFPMGTKVRNMLRKSLNAFVDRDSRAAKEVLLADEEIDALRDDIYEELTKLGDAKLTTTSYLLNFFLISRHLERVADHATNIAEEVIYMVEGENVRHVYKRKFDRTITE; this comes from the coding sequence ATGACCAAACATCTTGAGAACGAACTGGAGCAGATCAAAAAGAGACTTTTGAATCTCGGGGCCATGACCGAAGACCGGCTGAGCAAGGCGGTGATCGCCATCAGGGATCTGAATCTGGCCCTTGCCCGGGAGATCATCAATACGGATTACCAGGTGGACGAACTGGAAGTCGAGCTTGAAGAGGAGTGCCTGAAGGTCATCGCCCTTTACCAGCCGGTGGCCAGTGATCTGCGGTTTCTGGGGGTCAGCATCAAAATCAACAACGATCTGGAAAGAATAGCGGACGAGGCGGTCAATATGGCCCGCCGGGTGAAAGTGCTGGCCGAAAAAGAGGAGCGGGGACAATATTACGATTATTTTCCCATGGGCACCAAGGTCAGAAACATGCTCAGAAAGAGCTTAAACGCCTTTGTCGACCGGGACTCCAGGGCCGCCAAGGAGGTCCTGCTGGCGGACGAAGAGATTGATGCGCTCCGGGACGATATCTATGAGGAATTGACGAAGCTGGGAGACGCCAAACTCACCACCACTTCCTATCTGTTGAATTTTTTTCTCATTTCCCGGCACCTGGAACGCGTGGCCGATCATGCCACCAATATCGCCGAGGAAGTCATTTACATGGTGGAAGGGGAAAACGTCCGGCATGTGTATAAGAGAAAGTTCGACCGTACCATAACGGAATAA
- a CDS encoding response regulator — translation MARERILIVDDEEDILELVRVSLEKEGYPTICAESGEKALSMARAELPDIIVLDLMMPGIDGLEVTRRIKADPATKSIFIVMLSAKGEEADIITGLELGADDYVTKPFSPKILIARIRSVLRRKIRETTLADETGAVHVHGITIIPHKHMVETTRGKIMLTPTEFNVLHLLARHPGWVFTRWQIVDKVRGEDYAVTDRSVDVQIAGLRKKLGVFGECIETVRGVGYRFKEE, via the coding sequence ATGGCCAGAGAACGCATTCTGATCGTGGATGATGAGGAGGATATCCTCGAGCTGGTTCGGGTCAGTCTGGAGAAGGAAGGGTACCCGACCATCTGCGCCGAGTCCGGCGAAAAGGCCCTGTCAATGGCCCGGGCCGAACTGCCGGACATTATCGTGCTGGATCTGATGATGCCGGGGATCGACGGTCTGGAGGTAACCCGGCGGATCAAGGCGGACCCGGCCACGAAGAGCATTTTTATCGTCATGCTGTCGGCCAAGGGTGAAGAGGCGGACATTATTACCGGCCTGGAACTGGGAGCGGATGATTATGTGACCAAGCCGTTCAGTCCTAAAATCCTGATCGCCCGCATCCGGTCCGTGCTGCGGCGGAAAATCCGGGAGACGACCCTGGCCGATGAGACCGGCGCGGTGCATGTTCATGGGATCACCATTATTCCGCACAAGCATATGGTGGAAACAACCCGCGGAAAAATAATGCTGACGCCGACGGAATTCAACGTGCTTCATCTTCTTGCCCGGCATCCCGGTTGGGTGTTTACCCGCTGGCAGATCGTGGATAAGGTGCGGGGTGAGGATTACGCGGTGACGGACAGAAGCGTTGACGTTCAGATCGCCGGGTTGCGGAAGAAACTGGGCGTTTTCGGGGAGTGCATTGAAACGGTTCGTGGTGTCGGTTATCGGTTCAAGGAAGAATGA
- a CDS encoding ATP-binding protein has protein sequence MRKRKKLFTQIFPAHFLIAVISLLAAVWFVFSSLNAFIVRQTKDHLIAQARLFSQQIATGEDFEDPIKNRDLDWFCKKAGRASHARFTVILPGGRVIGDSEEDPLLMENHRDRPEIATAVKAGQGSAIRYSRTLKKNMMYVAIAVPEKETVLVTVRAAVPLTSVFQALAEVKGNIVHFCLLIILLVALISLIMSKKITRPVQEMKEGARRFAAGHLDRKLILPDSEELAGLAEDMNRMSEQLDERIKTIKRQKNELEAVFASMMEAVIAVDANDRILRTNQAAEVLLGTAGALLQGKYLHEVIRNHDFIRFAGKAAAVEKAEADLAFEMKAEDARVVNVRSAALIDETGRRIGTLLVLNDVTRVRYLEDIRKEFAANVSHEIRTPLTSIQGFAESLLADPAMAGHQDRKRHLEIIVRNARRLAAIIEDVLRLSHIENGDRQKDFNFEPARISRVIDSAVNVCRPEAEQKQIRIVSDCDPALTAVMDFSLVEQAFINLLENAVKYSPEKSEVRVEAVDKDNTIVIRFVDNGIGIPAVHIPRLFERFYRVDKTRSRKLGGTGLGLAIVKHILQIHGWKMDVKSAPGKGSEFSVIIPEA, from the coding sequence ATGAGAAAACGGAAGAAACTGTTTACCCAGATATTTCCCGCCCATTTCCTGATCGCGGTGATTTCCCTGCTGGCGGCCGTATGGTTCGTATTCAGTTCTCTGAATGCGTTCATTGTGCGGCAGACAAAAGATCATCTGATCGCCCAGGCGCGTCTGTTCAGTCAGCAGATCGCGACCGGCGAAGACTTTGAGGATCCGATAAAAAACCGGGATCTTGATTGGTTCTGCAAGAAGGCCGGAAGGGCGTCTCACGCCCGATTTACGGTAATACTGCCGGGCGGGCGGGTGATCGGCGATTCCGAAGAGGATCCGCTGCTCATGGAAAATCACAGAGACCGGCCTGAAATCGCGACCGCCGTCAAGGCCGGGCAGGGAAGCGCCATCCGTTACAGCCGTACCCTGAAGAAAAACATGATGTATGTGGCGATCGCTGTTCCCGAGAAAGAGACGGTGCTGGTGACCGTGCGTGCGGCCGTTCCCCTGACCTCGGTGTTTCAGGCCCTGGCTGAAGTCAAGGGCAATATCGTTCACTTCTGCCTGTTGATTATCCTGCTGGTCGCCCTGATCAGTCTGATCATGTCGAAAAAAATTACCCGGCCGGTTCAGGAAATGAAGGAAGGCGCCCGGCGTTTTGCCGCCGGCCATCTGGACCGGAAGTTGATTCTGCCCGACTCGGAAGAACTGGCCGGGCTGGCGGAAGACATGAACCGGATGTCCGAACAGCTGGATGAACGAATCAAGACCATTAAGCGGCAGAAGAACGAGCTGGAGGCCGTCTTCGCCAGCATGATGGAGGCGGTGATCGCGGTTGACGCAAATGACCGGATCCTGCGGACAAACCAGGCGGCAGAGGTGCTTCTGGGAACGGCGGGTGCCCTGTTGCAGGGGAAATACCTGCATGAAGTCATCCGGAACCATGATTTCATCCGGTTCGCGGGTAAGGCGGCCGCCGTTGAAAAGGCTGAAGCCGACCTTGCCTTTGAAATGAAGGCGGAAGACGCCCGGGTCGTGAACGTCAGGAGCGCGGCCCTGATTGATGAAACCGGCAGGAGAATCGGCACCCTTCTGGTGTTAAACGATGTCACCCGGGTACGCTATCTGGAAGATATAAGAAAAGAGTTCGCGGCCAATGTTTCACATGAAATCCGGACGCCCCTGACTTCCATCCAGGGGTTTGCCGAGTCCCTGCTGGCCGATCCGGCCATGGCCGGACATCAGGACAGAAAACGGCACCTGGAAATCATCGTCAGGAACGCGCGCCGGCTGGCGGCCATCATTGAAGATGTGTTGCGGTTGTCCCATATTGAAAACGGCGACAGGCAGAAGGATTTCAATTTTGAGCCGGCCAGGATCTCAAGGGTCATTGATTCGGCGGTAAATGTCTGCCGGCCGGAAGCCGAGCAAAAACAAATCCGGATCGTTTCGGATTGCGACCCCGCGCTGACCGCGGTAATGGATTTTTCACTGGTGGAGCAGGCGTTCATCAACCTGCTGGAGAATGCCGTGAAATACAGTCCGGAAAAGAGCGAGGTCAGGGTGGAGGCCGTTGACAAAGACAATACCATCGTCATTCGGTTTGTTGATAATGGCATCGGCATACCGGCCGTTCATATCCCCCGCTTGTTTGAAAGGTTTTACCGGGTGGACAAAACCAGAAGCAGAAAGCTGGGAGGAACCGGACTGGGACTGGCCATCGTCAAGCATATCCTTCAGATTCACGGCTGGAAAATGGATGTCAAGAGTGCGCCCGGGAAAGGGAGCGAGTTTTCCGTGATCATTCCCGAAGCCTGA
- a CDS encoding GGDEF domain-containing protein: MLKLIPTNDPKQALRIRRFFLAATGYVVWMIIIAASSALGLSRTSPAGLALSCGLMFLSLFIFYVFLRTGFNKRFKDPSMTIAQMVIACFWVGVTVYFSEGPIRGSIIALYVVIFVFGIFRLSLPQFFILVAVAGATYASAVCLLHHHHPGEIDPFLEVIRTSLLLVALLWFSLIGHYIQRLRRKVVRTNTELQNALKKIEHLAIHDELTGVYNRRHLVSILEREKALADRTGVNFAVCLLDLDDFKQINDTYGHLAGDIVLKEFAQAIRKDIRKEDYVARYGGEEFIVLFTGTRCVDNGTDCALRMQSITRRLTFADINPAIRLTVSIGMTIYRLNESIDDLLTRADTAMYQAKKSGKDRVEYL, encoded by the coding sequence ATGTTGAAACTGATTCCGACAAACGATCCCAAACAGGCGTTAAGAATCCGCCGGTTCTTCCTGGCGGCGACCGGCTACGTGGTCTGGATGATCATTATCGCGGCCAGTTCAGCACTGGGGCTGTCCCGGACAAGTCCTGCGGGGCTGGCTTTGTCCTGCGGGTTGATGTTTTTGAGCCTGTTTATTTTTTATGTCTTTCTGCGGACGGGATTCAACAAGCGATTCAAAGATCCCAGCATGACCATTGCGCAGATGGTCATCGCCTGTTTCTGGGTAGGCGTAACCGTCTACTTTTCCGAAGGCCCCATCAGGGGCAGCATTATCGCCCTCTATGTGGTCATTTTTGTCTTCGGCATCTTCCGCCTCTCCCTGCCCCAGTTCTTCATTCTGGTGGCAGTGGCCGGTGCCACATATGCTTCAGCTGTTTGTCTTCTCCATCATCACCATCCCGGCGAAATCGATCCTTTTCTGGAAGTTATCCGCACCTCCCTGCTGCTGGTGGCGCTGCTGTGGTTCTCCCTGATCGGCCATTATATTCAGCGATTAAGAAGAAAAGTGGTGCGGACAAACACGGAGCTGCAGAACGCCCTGAAAAAAATCGAGCACCTGGCCATTCACGATGAATTAACCGGCGTCTACAACCGGCGCCATCTGGTGTCCATTCTGGAGCGGGAAAAAGCCCTGGCCGACCGCACCGGGGTCAATTTCGCCGTCTGCCTGCTGGACCTGGATGACTTTAAGCAGATCAACGACACCTATGGCCATCTGGCCGGCGACATTGTGCTGAAGGAATTCGCCCAGGCTATCAGAAAAGATATCCGCAAGGAAGACTATGTCGCCCGCTACGGCGGAGAAGAATTTATCGTTTTGTTTACCGGTACCCGCTGCGTGGACAACGGCACAGACTGCGCCCTGCGGATGCAGTCCATCACCCGGCGGCTGACCTTCGCCGATATCAACCCCGCCATCCGCCTGACGGTATCCATCGGCATGACCATTTACCGTCTGAACGAGTCCATCGACGACCTGCTGACCCGGGCGGACACCGCCATGTATCAGGCCAAAAAATCGGGTAAGGACAGGGTCGAATATTTGTAA
- the hisB gene encoding imidazoleglycerol-phosphate dehydratase HisB yields the protein MERSGAASRNTQETQVDIRIVLDGTGQRDISTGIPFFDHMLTLFAAHGFFDLVIKARGDIEVDFHHTVEDVGLVLGEAVKKALGDRSGIRRYGYAVTPMDESLSSVAVDLSNRPYLVFNAPSPAFAETGFGLSLTKEFFRALATNGGMTLHINVLYGDNEHHVIESIFKAVARALDAAAGRDDRISGPLSTKGCI from the coding sequence ATGGAACGATCTGGCGCCGCGTCACGAAATACGCAAGAAACGCAGGTGGATATCAGGATTGTTCTGGACGGCACCGGTCAACGGGACATTTCCACCGGAATTCCTTTTTTCGATCATATGCTGACGCTGTTCGCGGCTCACGGGTTTTTCGATTTGGTCATAAAAGCCAGGGGCGATATCGAGGTCGATTTTCATCATACCGTGGAGGATGTCGGACTGGTTCTGGGTGAAGCCGTGAAGAAAGCGCTGGGCGACAGGAGCGGTATCCGGCGTTACGGTTATGCGGTTACGCCCATGGACGAGAGCCTTTCGTCGGTCGCCGTTGACCTTTCCAATCGCCCCTATCTGGTATTTAACGCCCCTTCGCCGGCCTTTGCGGAGACCGGTTTTGGCCTTTCTCTGACCAAGGAGTTTTTCCGGGCCCTGGCCACCAATGGCGGCATGACGCTTCACATCAATGTGCTGTATGGCGATAACGAGCATCATGTCATTGAATCCATATTCAAAGCCGTGGCCAGAGCGCTGGATGCCGCGGCCGGACGGGATGATAGAATTTCAGGGCCGCTGTCCACCAAAGGCTGTATTTGA
- the hisA gene encoding 1-(5-phosphoribosyl)-5-[(5-phosphoribosylamino)methylideneamino]imidazole-4-carboxamide isomerase: MIVIPAVDIKDGRCVRLLQGRMDAETVFSDDPSEMARKWADQGAELIHVVDLDGAVKKGPRNVAAIERIVTSVAVPIQVGGGIRDLDTVRMYLDSGAAKVVIGSGAVNHPEMVRAACREFPERIVLGIDARNGLVAIEGWTETTGVSAIDLARQFEGAGLSAINFTDIARDGMRTGPNIPAISSFARAVAVPVVASGGVSALDDIKALADIPHPGVMGVIIGRALYEGDVSLPGAIAVAAKKRP; encoded by the coding sequence ATGATTGTCATACCGGCAGTTGATATAAAAGACGGCAGGTGCGTTCGGTTGCTGCAGGGCCGGATGGACGCCGAGACCGTATTTTCCGACGATCCCTCGGAAATGGCCCGGAAATGGGCGGACCAGGGCGCTGAGTTGATCCACGTGGTGGATCTGGACGGGGCGGTAAAAAAAGGGCCCCGGAATGTCGCCGCCATTGAAAGAATCGTCACCAGCGTGGCGGTTCCGATTCAGGTGGGCGGCGGTATTCGCGACCTTGACACCGTCAGAATGTATCTGGATTCGGGGGCGGCTAAAGTCGTCATCGGCTCCGGCGCCGTCAATCATCCGGAGATGGTGCGGGCCGCCTGCCGGGAGTTTCCGGAACGGATCGTGCTGGGGATTGACGCCAGGAACGGCCTGGTGGCCATCGAAGGCTGGACGGAAACAACCGGTGTGTCCGCCATAGACCTGGCCAGGCAGTTTGAAGGCGCAGGGCTGTCGGCCATCAATTTCACGGACATCGCCCGGGACGGTATGAGGACGGGCCCAAATATTCCGGCCATCAGCAGTTTTGCCCGGGCGGTGGCTGTGCCCGTGGTCGCATCGGGGGGCGTTTCCGCCCTTGACGATATCAAGGCGCTGGCGGATATTCCTCATCCCGGCGTCATGGGCGTGATCATCGGCAGGGCCTTGTATGAGGGTGATGTGAGTCTTCCCGGGGCCATTGCCGTTGCCGCGAAAAAGAGGCCGTAA